Proteins from one Penicillium digitatum chromosome 2, complete sequence genomic window:
- a CDS encoding NADH-cytochrome B5 reductase, whose product MGDQPKYVQDFQSSALLSAAKVGALSGTAGLIYGGAAGVIRSPNPMIHSLSCGIHWFACGSAFWWLRSNIIKHHYQDKASLKERIYTSALCGGIAGGSVTKLMGGRLVPGAIIFSILGYCGQSVFNRVDAWQLENAHKTSKPLMQRMAESKWIPLRSLSDQEYRDMLSEKLLSIDAEIALLDDKIEELEKSRPVPASSLN is encoded by the exons ATGGGCGACCAACCAAAATATGTGCAAGACTTCCAGTCCAGCGCCCTCCTGTCTGCAGCCAAAGTCGGAGCCCTCAGCG GAACTGCTGGCCTGATCTATGGAGGAGCCGCCGGAGTTATCCGATCTCCCAATCCCATGATTCATTCATTGTCATGTGGCATCCACTGGTTTGCATGCGGCTCAGCCTTTTGGT GGCTACGGAGTAACATCATTAAACATCATTACCAAGATAAAGCCTCCCTGAAGGAGCGCATCTACACGAGTGCTCTATGCGGTGGCATTGCCGGCGGAAGTGTGACGAAGTTGATGG GAGGCCGGCTGGTTCCGGGGGCTATCATTTTCTCAATACTCGGCTACTGTGGCCAGAGCGTCTTCAACCGAGTGGACGCGTGGCAACTGGAAAATGCCCATAAGACATCGAAACCTCTGATGCAGCGAATGGCTGAATCTAAATGGATCCCACTCCGTTCACTCTCCGATCAAGAATACAGGGATATGTTGAGTGAAAAGCTGCTGAGTATCGATGCTGAAATTGCCCTTCTTGACGACAAGATTGAGGAACTTGAGAAGTCTCGACCAGTCCCTGCTTCAAGCTTAAACTAA
- a CDS encoding Translation initiation factor 4B: protein MAPKVKAQKMSVSTFLADESLGSWADEMEDMPLPSSMWSQPLTSTFSRRPAGDSAFGSGSGSGGFERERGGYAVREPLDLPTQPPYTCHVGNLSFESTDADISEFFAGCGVTNVRLVEDKLTKAPKGFGYVEFETVEGLQKALDLSGSSFQGRSIRTSVAEPPKESRLEGKDLDWSRRGPLPELPQRRVPERSNFGRGIDAGSDAGSDRGGRRSNFESDGKPRDFNNWERKGPLSPSAGGPPREGGREHSNDGPSSSFRRNEAAWGEGRTQDEGSRPPRPEHVRPEPTPTAADMDNQWRARMRPDETPKEPISPVSPSATPAVPASRPKLNLTKRTVSENPTPTSASSDSKASPFGAARPIDTATRERQVEERRQLAIRQKQEAAEKAKAEKAEKFAEKQKQLKESAPAVDHNGKDVLETPKGGGNFEILQRAGEDGELTAGKETEETAAAAPVEAKKPSANGWRAPAPEAGAGGDDEGWSTVSVNKRNNRRGQTGRGFA, encoded by the exons ATGG CTCCCAAAGTAAAAGCCCAGAAGATGTCTGTGAGCACCTTCTTGGCGGATGAAA GCCTTGGCTCTTGGGCCGATGAGATGGAGGATATGCCTCTTCCTT CCAGTATGTGGT CCCAGCCTTTGACATCCACCTTTAGCCGTCGCCCCGCAGGTGATTCGGCATTcggctctggctctggctctggcgGCTTTG AGCGCGAGCGTGGTGGATATGCCGTTCGGGAGCCTCTTGACCTCCCCACTCAGCCCCCGTACACTTGCCACGTTGGCAACCTCTCCTTCGAATCAACTGACGCCGATATCTCTGAGTTTTTCGCCGGATGTGGCGTGACGAACGTTCGTCTCGTGGAAGACAAGTTGACAAAAGCCCCTAAGGGTTTCGGATATGTCGAGTTCGAGACCGTCGAGGGTCTACAGAAGGCTCTGGATCTATCTGGCTCGTCTTTCCAGGGACGTTCTATCCGTACCAGTGTTGCGGAGCCTC CCAAGGAGTCTCGCCTGGAAGGCAAGGATCTTGACTGGTCCCGACGTGGCCCCCTCCCCGAACTTCCTCAACGCCGTGTGCCTGAGCGCTCCAACTTCGGACGTGGCATAGATGCCGGCTCCGATGCGGGCAGTGACCGCGGTGGCCGCCGCAGCAACTTTGAGTCCGATGGAAAGCCCCGTGACTTCAACAACTGGGAGCGCAAGGGGCCTCTTTCACCCTCTGCCGGTGGCCCGCCCCGCGAGGGTGGCCGAGAGCACAGCAACGACGGACCTAGTTCAAGCTTCCGTAGAAACGAGGCCGCATGGGGTGAGGGTCGTACTCAGGATGAGGGCTCGCGCCCTCCCCGCCCCGAGCACGTTCGCCCGGAGCCTACACCTACTGCTGCCGATATGGACAACCAGTGGCGCGCCAGAATGCGCCCCGACGAAACTCCCAAGGAGCCCATCAGCCCCGTCTCCCCCTCTGCCACCCCTGCCGTTCCTGCTAGCCGCCCCAAACTGAACTTGACGAAGCGCACTGTTTCAGAGAACCCCACTCCCACCTCAGCCAGCAGCGACTCCAAGGCCAGCCCCTTCGGTGCCGCTCGCCCTATTGACACCGCTACCCGCGAGCGTCAGGTCGAGGAGAGACGCCAGCTTGCCATCCGCCAAAAGCAGGAGgctgccgagaaggccaaggccgagaaggctGAAAAGTTCGCCGAGAAGCAAAAGCAGCTTAAGGAGTCAGCCCCTGCCGTGGACCACAACGGCAAGGATGTCCTTGAGACCCCCAAGGGTGGTGGCAACTTCGAGATCCTCCAACGGGCCGGTGAGGATGGCGAGTTGACTGCTGGCAAGGAGACCGAGGAGACGGCAGCTGCCGCTCCCGTCGAAGCCAAGAAGCCGTCTGCAAACGGCTGGAGAGCTCCGGCCCCCGAGGCTGGTGCTGGCGGTGACGACGAGGGTTGGAGCACGGTCAGTGTGAACAAGCGCAACAACCGCCGTGGACAGACTGGTCGTGGATTCGCATAA